The following are from one region of the Salvia hispanica cultivar TCC Black 2014 chromosome 1, UniMelb_Shisp_WGS_1.0, whole genome shotgun sequence genome:
- the LOC125200390 gene encoding uncharacterized protein LOC125200390 yields MTVGQFVEKVHVELKITISVGKAKRAMARARKLIEGDTIKQYKRLHDYREEILRTNPGSTVVLATRRLSDGTDKFNGIYIAYEACKTSFKQHCRPIENTDTWSWFLSLLVKDLDIKDSSKWTFISDRQKGLINVVRSCCHNAEHRFCVWHMHNNFKKVFPSPTLKDKIWEAARSTNAYAFEKVMEEVKQLNTAAHTWLTVHTAKESWSRAFFGFEAHCDILVNNISECYNKVLLFARDKPLYGMLECIRMYLMDRFTTRRKMAAKLEDCIGPKIRKKLEKLKEKVGDCMVREAGEWVYQVNTKFNEQFVVDIRDRSCSCRRWMLTGLPCPHAIAAIQMTGEDVDSFVAQCYSTETLQLVYAPIIYPVHGPDMWPRTPHPDIVPPDLTRLPGRPKGARQKTAEELAARSKVKAKAARITHQVVTVRDGEDGRQKMSRKGLMPEYKCRLCGEKGHNKRRCPQSIQLGKSKGSTVRRERNRDKEQQACTLCHQPGHNRASCSSAVADMFAEPGSSYTTASVPAKKKPPNKKKGV; encoded by the exons ATGACAGTTGGGCAATTTGTGGAGAAGGTGCATGTGGAGTTGAAGATAACAATTTCGGTGGGAAAGGCGAAGCGTGCAATGGCACGTGCGAGGAAACTGATCGAGGGTGATACAATCAAGCAGTACAAGAGGCTGCATGATTATAGGGAAGAGattttgaggacaaatccaGGGAGTACCGTTGTCCTAGCAACTAGGCGCCTATCGGATGGAACTGACAAGTTCAATGGAATCTACATAGCTTATGAAGCTTGTAAGACTTCCTTCAAGCAGCATTGCAGGC CCATTGAGAATACGGATACTTGGAGTTGGTTTTTAAGTTTGTTGGTTAAGGATCTGGACATCAAGGATTCGAGCAAGTGGACATTCATCTCCGATAGACAAAAG GGCCTTATCAATGTTGTCCGAAGTTGCTGCCATAATGCCGAACACCGCTTCTGTGTGTGGCATATGCACAACAACTTCAAGAAGGTGTTCCCATCTCCAACGCTAAAAGACAAGATTTGGGAAGCAGCCCGTTCAACAAATGCATACGCCTTCGAGAAGGTGATGGAGGAGGTGAAACAACTGAACACCGCTGCACACACGTGGCTTACCGTGCACACTGCCAAGGAGAGCTGGAGTCGAGCTTTCTTTGGTTTTGAGGCCCATTGTGACATTCTAGTCAACAACATTTCAGAATGTTATAACAAAGTCCTATTGTTTGCGCGGGACAAGCCCTTGTATGGCATGCTGGAATGTATCCGAATGTATTTGATGGACAGGTTCACCACCCGACGGAAGATGGCTGCAAAGTTGGAGGATTGTATCGGACCCAAGATAAGGAAGAAGCTTGAGAAGCTAAAGGAAAAGGTTGGAGATTGTATGGTGAGAGAGGCTGGTGAATGGGTGTATCAGGTGAACACCAAATTCAATGAGCAGTTCGTGGTGGATATACGGGATCGGAGTTGTAGCTGTAGGCGTTGGATGTTGACCGGGTTACCGTGCCCACATGCGATTGCTGCTATTCAGATGACTGGGGAGGATGTGGACTCCTTTGTAGCTCAATGCTACTCAACGGAGACGTTGCAATTGGTATACGCGCCCATCATCTACCCGGTACACGGACCAGATATGTGGCCAAGGACTCCTCATCCCGATATCGTTCCACCAGACCTTACTCGATTGCCCGGACGTCCGAAGGGAGCAAGGCAAAAAACGGCTGAAGAACTGGCTGCAAGAAGCAAGGTCAAAGCAAAGGCAGCAAGGATAACCCATCAAGTTGTCACGGTCCGAGATGGAGAGGATGGACGCCAGAAAATGTCGAGGAAGGGGCTTATGCCGGAGTACAAGTGTCGGCTTTGTGGTGAAAAAGGACACAACAAAAGGAGATGTCCCCAAAGCATTCAGTTGGGAAAATCGAAAg GGTCAACGGTTAGGAGGGAGCGTAATCGTGATAAAGAACAGCAGGCTTGTACATTGTGCCACCAACCCGGCCACAATAGGGCAAGTTGTTCAAGTGCGGTTGCGGATATGTTTGCAGAACCCGGCTCCTCATATACTACTGCCTCTGTTCCCGCGAAGAAGAAACCACCCAACAAGAAGAAGGGTGTTTGA